A single genomic interval of Methanomassiliicoccus sp. harbors:
- a CDS encoding ArsR family transcriptional regulator: MKKSSALDVYSTSSGLKQISNPVRQKILSELQRRDLSLSEIAQLTGKAQSTLSVHLDKMVKEGLVASRDDPTDNRRKIFYLVSKPVGSSVVPREDLTKAIGSIIDKSIGSPAKFLKGELRALVIGVEAIGLNMDPVLKDIGRQIGTAMSRHMRSNDVKGLIDEVKEFFSQHDLGELNVYSLVPLTLIVKDDYDMSDVPDVGKTLCILNEGILEAVFDSRTGVPLRVTQSECFGIKSNYCKFVLEPTLYD, encoded by the coding sequence ATGAAGAAAAGCTCCGCCCTAGATGTGTATTCTACCAGCTCCGGGCTGAAGCAGATCTCCAACCCGGTTCGTCAGAAGATCCTCAGTGAGCTCCAGAGGCGGGACCTAAGCTTGTCAGAGATCGCCCAGCTCACTGGAAAGGCCCAGTCCACGCTGTCAGTGCACCTGGACAAGATGGTGAAGGAGGGACTGGTGGCATCGAGGGACGATCCCACCGACAACCGACGGAAGATATTCTACCTGGTGTCCAAGCCCGTGGGCAGTTCGGTGGTCCCCCGAGAGGACCTCACGAAGGCCATCGGCAGCATCATCGACAAGAGCATCGGTTCACCGGCAAAGTTCCTGAAGGGGGAGCTGAGGGCGCTGGTCATCGGGGTCGAGGCCATCGGCCTCAACATGGACCCGGTTCTCAAGGATATAGGCCGGCAGATCGGAACGGCGATGTCCAGGCACATGAGGTCTAACGATGTCAAGGGCCTAATTGACGAAGTGAAGGAATTCTTCTCCCAGCATGACCTGGGAGAGCTGAACGTGTACTCCTTGGTGCCGCTGACCCTCATAGTCAAGGACGACTACGACATGTCCGATGTACCGGACGTGGGAAAGACCCTGTGCATATTGAACGAGGGCATACTGGAAGCGGTGTTCGACAGCCGTACGGGCGTACCCCTAAGGGTGACCCAGTCTGAGTGCTTCGGGATTAAGAGCAACTATTGCAAGTTCGTCCTTGAACCTACCCTCTACGACTAA
- a CDS encoding 6-carboxytetrahydropterin synthase — protein MFETGLSMTMRSRHYLPQSSNAEREEHYHDYTVEAIVRGSQVDDSGFLIDITVLKEIMGSVLERYRDVVLNDLPEFSSCSPTMENLAVEIWRRVREELGDAGERTLMIRIWEDENAWACFEDQLR, from the coding sequence TTGTTCGAGACAGGGCTCAGCATGACCATGAGGTCACGACACTACCTTCCACAATCCTCCAATGCTGAGAGGGAGGAGCACTACCATGATTACACGGTGGAGGCCATCGTCCGGGGCTCCCAGGTGGATGACAGCGGTTTCCTGATAGACATCACCGTGCTCAAGGAGATCATGGGTTCGGTGCTGGAGCGCTATCGAGATGTCGTGCTCAACGATCTCCCTGAGTTCTCCTCGTGCTCCCCCACGATGGAGAACCTGGCAGTGGAGATATGGAGGAGGGTGAGGGAAGAGCTCGGTGATGCTGGGGAACGCACCTTGATGATCAGGATATGGGAGGATGAGAACGCTTGGGCCTGCTTCGAGGACCAGCTGCGGTGA
- a CDS encoding radical SAM protein, with product MKESTSGLDAMFAGNFPMARLQASYFEQASAFRLQIEVTSACSADCSYCYAKRSSKGEPLTVRELKELLRRAASLGIKQVDWMGGDPLEHPDWIQLLQAARYNGMTNNLWTSGSRLNDVGTAKWVVDLTEGGYVMVHLDSLDPEVLRSIRSTYNPAMMSDALRGVELLQDIGKPPSEIGNLLMLTSLQGLEDIKETMTVLYEDYGMRTCLMSLKPVDGSGEMSSLIPSPDTVSAAYRFRDSLFLPGRTMGCQDFPREYCGTTVFISLDGVVSSCYSLRRELGSVRERDLGDIILEESSSLFFDEFRKSTGQMVCRSCDKRVCWGCRANAFYFGEGSDSRDPLCNGDPNPIGMDLPH from the coding sequence ATGAAAGAGAGCACCTCCGGGTTGGACGCCATGTTCGCTGGCAATTTTCCGATGGCCAGACTACAGGCCTCTTATTTTGAGCAGGCATCTGCCTTCCGGCTGCAGATAGAGGTGACCTCCGCCTGTTCCGCTGATTGCTCGTACTGCTATGCCAAGAGGTCTTCCAAAGGAGAGCCTCTGACCGTCAGGGAGCTGAAAGAGCTGCTGCGAAGAGCTGCCTCCCTGGGCATCAAGCAGGTAGACTGGATGGGGGGGGACCCCTTGGAACACCCTGACTGGATCCAGCTCCTCCAGGCCGCGCGCTACAACGGGATGACCAACAACCTGTGGACGAGCGGCTCACGCCTCAACGATGTGGGCACGGCCAAGTGGGTGGTGGACCTCACCGAGGGCGGGTACGTCATGGTCCACCTTGACTCCCTCGATCCCGAGGTCTTGAGGTCGATCCGCTCCACATATAATCCTGCGATGATGAGTGACGCTTTACGAGGAGTGGAGCTGCTGCAGGACATCGGGAAGCCACCCTCGGAGATAGGGAACCTCCTCATGCTCACATCATTGCAGGGGCTTGAGGACATCAAGGAGACCATGACCGTCCTATACGAGGATTACGGGATGAGGACCTGCCTCATGTCCCTGAAGCCCGTAGACGGGTCAGGCGAGATGAGTTCTCTCATCCCCTCTCCGGACACGGTCAGCGCCGCCTATCGCTTCCGAGACTCGCTCTTCCTTCCTGGACGCACCATGGGGTGTCAGGACTTCCCCCGGGAGTACTGCGGCACCACGGTGTTCATCTCCCTGGACGGTGTGGTCTCCTCCTGCTACTCCCTGCGTCGTGAACTGGGATCCGTCCGGGAGCGGGACCTGGGTGACATCATCCTGGAAGAATCCTCCTCCCTCTTTTTCGATGAGTTCCGCAAGAGTACGGGACAGATGGTGTGCCGGTCCTGCGACAAGAGGGTCTGCTGGGGATGCAGGGCCAATGCCTTTTATTTCGGTGAAGGGTCAGATTCCCGGGATCCATTGTGCAACGGCGATCCTAATCCGATCGGGATGGACCTGCCGCATTAG
- the thiE gene encoding thiamine phosphate synthase — MDLYIVTDSQASRGRDHMSMVKAALAGGADVIQLRDKSLSGRDLYGLALDMGARVRASRATFIINDRLDIALAAGADGVHLGQSDLPVAAARSLTLPSFIVGASVGSVEEAVAAERDGADYIALSPVFSTPTKDDAGPGHGLEVLSEIRAAVGIPVIAIGGVNSANVKDVVAAGADGVAVISAVLGAEDVEAAARSIRELVLHAKAERGRA; from the coding sequence ATGGACCTGTACATAGTCACCGATAGCCAGGCATCCCGGGGCCGTGATCATATGTCCATGGTCAAGGCCGCCCTGGCCGGAGGAGCAGATGTCATTCAGCTGCGTGACAAGTCCTTGTCGGGACGCGACCTGTACGGTTTGGCCCTAGACATGGGCGCTCGGGTCCGCGCTTCCCGGGCCACGTTCATCATCAACGACAGGCTGGACATAGCTCTGGCGGCCGGGGCGGACGGGGTCCACCTGGGTCAGTCTGACCTCCCTGTCGCCGCTGCCCGCTCCCTCACCCTTCCATCCTTCATCGTGGGAGCATCGGTGGGTTCAGTGGAGGAGGCCGTGGCGGCGGAGCGGGACGGTGCCGATTACATCGCCCTCAGCCCGGTCTTCTCCACGCCCACCAAGGACGATGCTGGACCCGGTCATGGCTTGGAGGTGCTCAGCGAGATCAGAGCGGCCGTGGGAATCCCTGTGATCGCCATCGGAGGCGTGAACAGCGCTAACGTCAAGGATGTGGTGGCGGCCGGGGCGGACGGGGTAGCGGTGATATCCGCGGTCCTGGGGGCAGAGGACGTAGAAGCGGCGGCGAGGTCGATCAGGGAACTGGTCCTGCATGCCAAAGCCGAAAGAGGCAGGGCTTAG
- a CDS encoding ribosomal biogenesis protein: protein MILVTKWFGVFVVDKEKQQVVRSLLFEKEPKAIAAKLALVQKGEVLPEERKLAQKRMRVAEPRLSALGKPEVVDTAFIKPVDYGFSPQLMQKVMVELGKIRTREPLPADRFIVQAVRALDDTIEMINLMSERLHEWYGLHFPELADYAREERYAKLISEKGVRDSILDALDLQLESVGSELEDKDLDVVRRFASTLLYLYEEKEHLEAYIAERMQEAAPNLTSVVGASLGARLISIAGGLKRLSQMPAGTVQLLGAEKALFAHLRQGKRPPKHGVIFQHPTVHRAPYWQRGKISRTMGGKLAIASRVDYYKGGFVGDQLNADIARRVEEIIRKYPEPPPKERRAPRQEAPPRRGPRPPQRGGQKGSGNRPQWSGKKR from the coding sequence ATGATCCTGGTCACGAAGTGGTTCGGCGTGTTCGTGGTGGACAAGGAGAAGCAACAGGTCGTCCGCTCCCTCCTGTTCGAAAAGGAACCCAAGGCCATTGCCGCCAAACTGGCGCTCGTGCAGAAGGGCGAGGTGCTTCCGGAGGAGAGGAAGCTCGCCCAGAAGAGGATGCGTGTGGCCGAGCCCCGCCTGTCTGCCCTGGGGAAGCCAGAGGTGGTGGACACGGCGTTCATCAAGCCAGTGGACTACGGCTTCTCACCTCAGCTGATGCAGAAGGTGATGGTGGAGCTCGGAAAGATAAGGACCAGGGAACCACTGCCGGCAGACCGCTTCATAGTCCAGGCCGTGCGTGCCTTGGACGATACCATCGAGATGATCAACCTCATGAGCGAGAGGCTGCATGAGTGGTATGGTCTACACTTCCCGGAGCTGGCCGACTATGCCAGGGAGGAGAGGTACGCTAAGCTGATCTCCGAGAAGGGGGTCCGCGATTCCATACTCGACGCGCTCGATCTCCAGCTGGAGTCGGTGGGATCGGAGCTGGAGGACAAGGACCTGGATGTTGTCCGGAGGTTCGCCTCCACCCTGTTGTATCTGTACGAGGAGAAGGAGCACCTGGAAGCATACATCGCGGAACGTATGCAGGAGGCCGCTCCCAACCTCACATCGGTGGTGGGGGCAAGCTTGGGCGCCCGGCTCATCTCCATCGCCGGGGGGCTTAAGAGGCTATCACAGATGCCCGCAGGCACCGTGCAGCTGCTGGGTGCGGAGAAGGCCCTGTTCGCTCACCTCCGACAAGGAAAGAGGCCACCCAAGCATGGGGTCATATTCCAGCACCCTACGGTGCACCGGGCCCCTTACTGGCAGCGCGGTAAGATCTCCCGCACCATGGGCGGGAAACTGGCCATCGCCTCCAGGGTGGACTACTACAAGGGCGGCTTCGTGGGGGACCAGCTCAACGCGGACATCGCTCGACGGGTGGAGGAGATAATCAGGAAGTACCCCGAGCCGCCTCCGAAGGAGCGCCGTGCCCCCCGACAGGAAGCTCCTCCCCGCCGCGGTCCCCGGCCCCCACAGAGAGGTGGGCAGAAAGGCTCGGGAAACCGTCCGCAGTGGAGCGGTAAGAAAAGGTAA
- the mtnA gene encoding S-methyl-5-thioribose-1-phosphate isomerase, whose product MRVVNGEQSTETRAVWFDDGRVRMIDQRLIPQRFQVLDLLDHTEVAEAIRNMTVRGAPSIGAAAAYGMALAARNGVNLDMAAAELKGTRPTAFDLFYAVDHMMTMLERGDDPVQAADGYADQVVERCRRIGNHGAELIEDENNIMTHCNAGALATVDIGTALAPIRTAWHRGRRIYVYVSETRPRLQGMKLTAWELYNEGIPHSIIVDGAAGHFLRKDVNLVIVGADRIAANGDFANKIGTFDKAVLCRELAVPFYVAAPVSSFDFSIATGNEIVIEDRSEDEVTHVGRERLAPEGSPALNPSFDMTPAKYVTGFITEVGILRPSEIERVRKAQVTGDEI is encoded by the coding sequence ATGAGAGTGGTGAACGGCGAGCAGAGCACGGAGACCAGAGCGGTATGGTTCGACGACGGCAGGGTCCGGATGATAGACCAACGTCTCATACCCCAGCGATTCCAGGTCCTAGATCTCCTGGACCATACGGAGGTGGCCGAGGCCATCAGGAACATGACGGTAAGGGGGGCTCCGTCCATAGGGGCTGCGGCGGCCTACGGCATGGCCCTGGCGGCGCGCAATGGAGTGAACCTCGATATGGCCGCGGCGGAGCTCAAGGGAACGCGGCCCACGGCCTTCGACCTCTTCTATGCGGTGGACCACATGATGACCATGCTGGAGCGGGGCGACGATCCTGTCCAGGCGGCCGATGGCTACGCCGATCAGGTGGTGGAGAGGTGCCGCCGCATCGGGAACCACGGGGCCGAGCTCATCGAGGACGAGAACAACATCATGACCCACTGCAACGCAGGTGCCCTGGCTACAGTGGACATAGGGACCGCCCTCGCCCCTATACGAACGGCCTGGCACAGGGGACGGCGCATATATGTCTACGTTTCCGAGACCCGACCTCGCCTTCAGGGGATGAAGCTCACCGCCTGGGAGCTGTACAACGAGGGGATCCCTCACTCCATCATCGTTGACGGGGCGGCCGGTCATTTCCTTAGAAAAGATGTGAACCTGGTGATCGTGGGCGCGGACCGCATAGCCGCCAATGGGGACTTCGCCAACAAGATAGGCACATTCGACAAGGCGGTCCTGTGCCGCGAGCTGGCCGTCCCATTCTATGTGGCCGCGCCCGTCTCCAGCTTCGACTTCTCCATCGCCACCGGCAACGAGATAGTCATCGAGGACCGCTCCGAGGACGAGGTCACCCACGTGGGCAGGGAGCGGCTCGCTCCGGAGGGATCGCCCGCTCTCAACCCCTCCTTCGACATGACCCCCGCGAAGTACGTTACCGGCTTCATCACCGAGGTGGGGATACTGCGTCCTTCAGAAATAGAGCGGGTACGCAAGGCCCAGGTCACTGGGGATGAGATCTGA
- a CDS encoding bifunctional N(6)-L-threonylcarbamoyladenine synthase/serine/threonine protein kinase gives MICLGIEGTAHTCGVGIVDENANILANELDMYRPEKGGIHPREAANHHSDVAVTLIHKAVGSANISLRDVDVVCFSQGPGLGPCLRTVATAARALAISLHRPIVGVNHCIAHLEVGVAKTDCTDPVLLYASGGNTQVISFTNGRFRIFGETLDIGIGNMFDKLGRELGLGYYAGPKIEKLALEGDKLLDLPYSVKGMDLAFSGIMTAAMAHRAKGERLEDICFSVQETCFAMLSEVTERAMAHIEKSEVLLGGGVVQNKRLRAMVAQMAHDRGGEMYVPEPKLCIDNGAMIAWTGMLMHKAGVRMNVEDTKVDQRFRTDEVEVTWR, from the coding sequence ATGATCTGCCTGGGGATCGAGGGTACGGCCCACACCTGTGGGGTGGGGATCGTGGACGAGAACGCCAATATCCTGGCGAACGAGCTCGACATGTACCGTCCTGAGAAGGGTGGCATCCACCCTCGGGAGGCGGCCAACCACCATTCTGATGTTGCTGTAACCTTGATACACAAGGCCGTGGGAAGTGCGAACATCTCGCTCCGTGATGTGGACGTGGTGTGCTTCTCCCAGGGTCCGGGTTTGGGGCCGTGCCTTCGCACCGTGGCCACAGCCGCGCGGGCCCTGGCCATATCACTCCACCGCCCCATAGTCGGGGTGAACCATTGCATCGCCCACCTGGAGGTGGGCGTCGCCAAGACCGATTGCACCGATCCCGTCCTATTATACGCCTCCGGCGGCAACACTCAGGTGATATCGTTCACCAACGGTCGCTTCCGCATCTTCGGGGAGACCCTGGACATCGGGATCGGGAACATGTTCGACAAGCTGGGACGGGAGCTGGGCCTGGGTTACTATGCGGGACCGAAGATCGAGAAGCTGGCCTTGGAGGGCGATAAGCTGCTGGACCTCCCGTACTCGGTGAAGGGCATGGACCTCGCCTTCTCAGGGATCATGACCGCGGCCATGGCCCACCGCGCCAAGGGCGAGAGGCTGGAGGACATATGCTTCTCCGTGCAGGAGACCTGCTTCGCCATGCTGTCGGAGGTCACCGAAAGAGCCATGGCGCACATCGAGAAGAGCGAAGTGCTCCTCGGGGGCGGCGTGGTGCAGAACAAGCGTCTCCGAGCTATGGTGGCCCAGATGGCACACGACCGGGGCGGGGAGATGTACGTGCCCGAGCCCAAGCTGTGCATCGACAACGGCGCCATGATCGCCTGGACCGGCATGCTCATGCATAAGGCAGGCGTCCGCATGAATGTAGAGGACACCAAGGTGGACCAGCGCTTCCGTACCGATGAAGTGGAAGTTACCTGGCGCTGA
- a CDS encoding translation initiation factor IF-5A has translation MMWTQAEVRELKVGRYMLIDDEPCKILSIDTSKPGKHGEAKSRIDAVGLYDGKKRSVVHPVKHKVQVPMIDKRKGQILHISGDEAQMMDLETFEQFSLPIDEELRGQINAGDEVLYMVAMGKRKITKV, from the coding sequence ATTATGTGGACTCAGGCTGAGGTAAGGGAGCTCAAGGTCGGCCGCTATATGCTCATCGACGATGAACCCTGCAAGATATTATCCATTGACACTTCCAAGCCCGGTAAGCACGGCGAGGCCAAGAGCCGGATCGATGCTGTCGGCCTTTACGATGGGAAGAAGCGCAGCGTGGTGCATCCGGTCAAGCATAAGGTCCAGGTCCCTATGATCGATAAGAGGAAGGGGCAGATTTTGCACATATCCGGCGATGAGGCCCAGATGATGGATCTGGAGACCTTCGAGCAGTTCTCGCTGCCCATCGATGAGGAGCTGCGGGGCCAGATCAACGCCGGGGACGAGGTCCTATATATGGTGGCAATGGGCAAGCGAAAGATCACCAAGGTCTGA
- a CDS encoding class II aldolase/adducin family protein — protein MDEGRGRKDLADIARLSYERRLTFGSGGNLSLRLDESTILITPSGTIKGLLFPEQIIKVDLGTGKAERGRPSMETPFHTGLYRARPDVGAVVHLHPPSCTTMALLGRELRPAITPEGVLVLGQKVPMIGYATPGSSELAENIVNGLTKDNAALLKSHGALAVGKDIMEAFARMETMEYIAFLQLRCEELGELPDLPPEEVARMTSKD, from the coding sequence ATGGACGAGGGCAGGGGCAGGAAGGACCTCGCGGATATAGCGCGTTTATCCTATGAACGACGCCTCACCTTCGGATCGGGGGGCAACCTCAGCCTCCGCTTGGACGAGAGCACCATCCTGATAACGCCATCGGGGACCATTAAGGGTCTCCTCTTCCCGGAACAGATTATCAAAGTGGACCTGGGAACGGGCAAGGCCGAGCGCGGAAGGCCGTCCATGGAGACCCCTTTTCATACTGGCCTATACCGTGCCCGTCCGGACGTAGGGGCGGTGGTGCACCTGCACCCCCCCTCCTGCACCACGATGGCGTTGCTGGGCCGTGAGCTGCGGCCGGCCATAACACCAGAGGGGGTCCTCGTTCTGGGGCAGAAGGTGCCCATGATCGGCTACGCCACTCCGGGATCGTCGGAGCTGGCGGAAAACATCGTCAACGGCCTGACGAAGGATAACGCTGCGCTGCTGAAAAGCCATGGGGCGCTGGCAGTTGGTAAGGACATCATGGAGGCCTTCGCCCGCATGGAGACGATGGAGTACATCGCCTTCCTTCAGCTAAGGTGCGAAGAGCTGGGAGAACTTCCTGACCTTCCCCCCGAGGAAGTGGCCAGGATGACATCCAAAGATTGA
- the thiM gene encoding hydroxyethylthiazole kinase — protein sequence MDMTTLSGALVSLKEKRPLVHHITNYVTVNDCANITLFIGAAPVMAEAPEEVAEMVSMAGALVLNIGTLRREQVGSMLLAGRRANELKIPVVLDPVGAGATRYRTETAQNLLRDLHIDIIKGNAGEIGTLAGVGGSVRGVDSNGLTGDPIYACRSLARGTGAVVVMSGPTDIITDGQDTLLVNNGHEMMGRISGTGCMASSLVGAFAAAFKDHVRSSAAALAAFGIAGERAALKALSPYSFKIAMLDEVSSLIPKDLETDAKVREP from the coding sequence ATGGATATGACAACCCTATCAGGAGCCCTGGTCAGTTTGAAGGAGAAGAGGCCACTGGTCCATCACATCACCAACTATGTCACGGTAAACGACTGTGCCAATATCACCCTCTTTATTGGAGCGGCCCCGGTGATGGCAGAGGCACCAGAGGAGGTCGCGGAGATGGTCTCCATGGCTGGAGCGCTGGTCCTGAACATAGGCACCCTCCGGAGGGAACAGGTTGGGTCCATGCTCCTCGCCGGTCGCCGGGCCAACGAACTGAAGATCCCCGTCGTCCTGGACCCGGTGGGGGCAGGGGCGACAAGGTACCGCACGGAAACCGCCCAGAACCTGCTGAGAGACCTCCACATCGACATCATAAAGGGAAATGCAGGGGAGATCGGAACCCTCGCAGGCGTGGGAGGGAGCGTCAGGGGGGTGGACTCCAATGGCCTGACCGGGGACCCCATCTATGCCTGCAGATCGCTGGCCAGAGGTACCGGAGCGGTGGTGGTCATGAGCGGGCCCACCGACATCATCACCGATGGGCAGGACACCCTCCTGGTGAACAACGGCCATGAGATGATGGGGAGGATCTCTGGAACCGGCTGCATGGCCTCCTCCCTGGTGGGAGCGTTCGCCGCAGCCTTCAAGGACCACGTGCGGTCCTCCGCCGCCGCCCTGGCTGCTTTCGGCATCGCTGGGGAACGCGCCGCGTTAAAGGCCTTGTCACCATATTCCTTCAAGATCGCCATGCTCGATGAGGTCTCGTCCTTGATACCCAAAGATCTGGAGACAGATGCGAAGGTGAGGGAACCTTGA
- the speB gene encoding agmatinase, producing the protein MPATGVSFLGADASYPEAKFVVVGIPFDLTTSFRPGARAAPNAVREASYHFEQFMLEHGLDLSEVKVHDLGNLRDFMSVEDMMDETKEVAKGIVGDGKFPILLGGEHTITIPAIEAFDDIGIIFINAHLNYKNARMGQRSCHDTVAKRAAEHVGKDNILVFGVRSISHEEHVSGNLPEYIDAYTIATEGVEKAFKRALNIIKKDKIYLSLDMDGLDPAFAPATGMPEPFGLTSLDVKKCINMLGPRLVGMDVVEISPPYDKGNTAALGARMVQEAIAVAWKYQKVEERTGTRPFWRR; encoded by the coding sequence ATGCCCGCTACGGGTGTTAGCTTCCTGGGGGCTGATGCCTCCTATCCGGAAGCGAAGTTCGTGGTGGTCGGGATCCCCTTCGATCTCACCACCTCCTTCCGCCCAGGGGCACGAGCCGCTCCCAACGCGGTCCGGGAGGCTTCATATCATTTTGAGCAGTTCATGCTCGAGCACGGCCTCGACCTGAGCGAGGTCAAGGTCCATGACCTCGGCAACCTCCGGGACTTCATGTCAGTGGAGGACATGATGGATGAGACCAAGGAGGTGGCCAAGGGCATCGTCGGTGATGGTAAGTTCCCTATCCTGCTCGGCGGGGAGCATACCATAACCATCCCGGCCATCGAGGCCTTCGATGACATCGGCATCATCTTCATCAACGCTCATCTGAACTACAAGAATGCCCGAATGGGGCAGCGCTCCTGTCATGACACCGTTGCCAAGAGGGCAGCGGAGCATGTGGGCAAGGACAACATCCTGGTCTTCGGCGTGCGTTCCATCTCTCATGAGGAGCATGTCAGCGGCAACCTGCCGGAGTACATCGATGCCTACACCATCGCCACGGAAGGGGTGGAGAAGGCGTTCAAGCGCGCCCTCAACATCATCAAGAAGGACAAGATCTACCTTAGCCTGGACATGGATGGACTGGACCCCGCCTTCGCCCCTGCTACGGGGATGCCCGAGCCCTTTGGCTTGACGTCTTTGGACGTCAAGAAGTGCATCAACATGCTGGGCCCACGTTTAGTGGGGATGGATGTGGTAGAGATATCCCCTCCCTATGACAAGGGCAACACAGCCGCCCTCGGCGCCAGAATGGTGCAGGAGGCCATCGCAGTGGCATGGAAGTATCAGAAGGTCGAGGAGCGGACCGGAACACGACCGTTCTGGCGGCGCTAG
- a CDS encoding iron-binding protein yields MVARDEARIKVCKNGPYLVTGKVPLIEETTLRDEDGMPTEWSKTRNFPEQETYTLCRCGSSKKAPYCDMTHLDIGFEGKEKAPRDNYIERSQLLSGPGLDMRDRTEICARAQFCQRSGGVWKLVQGSSDPSKKDKAIEIIGQCSAGRLVAYEKQGPVIEPQLERIISVTQDPGRRISGPLWVKGGIPVESADGFTYERRNRVTLCRCGRSKIHPFCDGTHLGDGFDDGTLQTKHP; encoded by the coding sequence ATGGTCGCCAGAGATGAAGCCAGGATCAAGGTATGCAAGAACGGCCCCTATCTCGTAACGGGAAAGGTACCTTTGATCGAAGAGACCACGTTAAGGGATGAGGATGGCATGCCCACAGAGTGGTCGAAGACCCGGAATTTTCCTGAGCAGGAGACCTACACCCTCTGTCGCTGTGGAAGCTCAAAGAAGGCCCCATATTGTGATATGACACATCTTGATATTGGGTTCGAGGGTAAGGAGAAGGCTCCCCGCGACAACTATATCGAGCGGTCCCAGCTTCTCTCCGGCCCTGGACTAGACATGAGGGACAGGACCGAGATATGTGCACGCGCTCAGTTCTGCCAGAGGTCAGGCGGAGTATGGAAGTTGGTGCAGGGGTCCTCTGATCCCTCCAAAAAGGACAAGGCCATCGAGATAATCGGACAGTGTTCGGCCGGACGTTTGGTAGCATACGAAAAGCAAGGCCCCGTGATCGAACCGCAGCTCGAAAGGATTATCAGCGTGACCCAGGACCCCGGCCGCAGGATAAGCGGCCCCCTGTGGGTGAAGGGCGGTATACCTGTCGAGAGCGCAGACGGTTTCACCTATGAGCGCAGGAACCGGGTGACGTTGTGCCGCTGCGGCCGGTCCAAGATACACCCTTTCTGTGACGGGACCCATCTGGGCGACGGGTTCGACGATGGGACATTACAGACTAAGCACCCGTGA
- a CDS encoding zinc-binding alcohol dehydrogenase, whose protein sequence is MPIPQWARNMERWSLYHTAPRRVEVRQEAVPSPGAGEVTVRSVISAISAGTEMLFYRGLVGEGTPLDETIASIRSRLQYPYKYGYATVGVVETTGEGVPLSWVGREVFCFHPHESRFTLPLGEVRPVPAGMNVEDAVFFPAMETALSLTMDAAPIVGENVAVLGQGIIGLLTTAILSRMPLGHLVAADRYCLRQERSRGIGAEACVDPTGGPHQFLEDVGLAMRKVDLVIELSGTPEGLELAIGIAALEGRIIVGSWYGTSPQGCRLGDEFHRQRLRIFSSQVSRISGDLSCRWSKERRAEITWKLIRQVSPSQLITHRFPIAEATSAYRLLDESGHKALQVLITYPEA, encoded by the coding sequence ATGCCCATACCACAATGGGCGAGGAACATGGAGCGATGGTCTTTGTATCACACGGCCCCCCGCAGAGTGGAGGTGAGGCAGGAGGCGGTCCCCTCACCGGGAGCGGGCGAGGTCACCGTTCGCAGCGTCATATCTGCTATCAGCGCGGGAACGGAGATGCTGTTCTACCGGGGCCTAGTGGGAGAGGGCACACCTCTGGACGAGACCATAGCATCGATAAGATCACGGCTGCAATATCCATACAAATACGGTTATGCAACCGTGGGCGTGGTGGAGACGACGGGCGAGGGAGTACCCCTATCATGGGTGGGGAGGGAGGTGTTCTGTTTCCATCCTCACGAGAGCCGCTTCACCTTACCTCTTGGCGAGGTGCGACCCGTCCCCGCAGGGATGAACGTGGAGGACGCCGTCTTCTTCCCTGCGATGGAGACCGCGCTCTCCTTGACAATGGACGCCGCCCCCATCGTGGGTGAGAACGTGGCGGTGCTGGGGCAGGGCATCATCGGCTTACTGACCACAGCCATACTGTCCAGGATGCCCCTGGGGCACCTAGTGGCCGCAGACAGATATTGCCTGAGGCAGGAGCGCTCACGAGGGATAGGTGCAGAAGCGTGCGTCGACCCCACTGGTGGGCCACACCAGTTCCTCGAGGATGTTGGGCTTGCCATGAGGAAGGTCGACCTGGTCATCGAGCTCAGCGGCACCCCCGAGGGCCTGGAGCTTGCCATCGGCATCGCCGCCCTGGAGGGGAGGATAATCGTCGGTTCCTGGTACGGCACATCTCCCCAGGGCTGCCGTCTGGGAGACGAGTTTCACCGACAACGGCTCCGGATCTTCAGCAGCCAGGTGAGCAGGATATCCGGGGACCTCTCCTGCAGATGGTCCAAGGAGAGGAGGGCCGAGATAACTTGGAAGCTCATCCGGCAGGTGTCCCCCTCTCAACTAATCACCCATCGCTTCCCCATCGCAGAAGCCACCTCTGCCTATCGGCTGCTCGATGAGAGCGGTCATAAAGCCCTACAGGTGTTGATTACTTATCCGGAGGCTTGA